ATGACGGACCGGCTCACCCTCAAGGGCGGCGCGGGCCTCTTCCACCAGCCGCCCACCTCCCTCATCAGCCTGCCCGTGGTGGACGTGGGCAGCCTGCTGTTGGGGCTCCAGGAGGGCGTGCAGGTGTCCGCGGGCCTCGAGTGGAAGGCGTGGAAGGACCTGGAGGTGGGGCTGGACGTCTACGTCAACCCCATGCTGCGCACGGTGGAGCTGACGCCCTTCTCCGACGAGGGACTGGTGGACGAGGTGGACCCCGACCTTCCCGATGACGTGACGACGGAGGGCGCGCGCTACGCCCGCGCCCAGCGCCGCGCGTTCCAGGAAGAGGACCCGGACGACCCCTTCATCCCCGACCGTGGCGAAATCGACTTCCCGGACTTCACGAGCACCGGCCTCGCCTACGGGATGGAGTTGCTGCTGCGCCACCCGCTGGGCAACAACTGGTTCGGGTGGCTGTCCTACTCGCTGCAGCGCAGCACCCGCCGCACGAAGTTCCACCGCTACGACAGCGCGGGCAACGTCATCGGCGAGGCGGAGGCCGACCTGCCCTTCGTCTTCGACCAGACGCACATCGTCAACCTGGTGCTCAGCTACAAGTTCTCCAACAGCATCACCGTGGGCGGCGTGGTCCACTTCAACACCGGCCGTCCGGAGGCCGGCGCGCTGGGCACCGCCACGCACCGCCCTGGCACGGACACGGCGACGCAGCGGGCCATCTGGGTGCGCTCCCAGCGGGACCGCGTGGACCGGCTGCCGGGCTTCCTCCGCTTCGACGTGCGCGTGTCCAAGGCGTGGGTGTACGACTCCTTCAACCTGGAGGCCTACCTGGACATGCTCAACGTCACCATCAGCCGGGAGACGGTGGGCTTCGAGTACACCGGCGGCGGCGGACGGCCCCTGACGAAGGAAGCGGTGGGGCTGCCCATCGTCCTGCCCATCCTCGGCGTGAAGGGCCGCTACTGAGCAGCGCGAGTGATGGATAGCTCACGCTTGTCCGGCCGCCCTGCCGCCAGCCTGCCCGTGACGGGCGCGCCGACGATGTAATCCTATAATGGTCGTTGTTCTCCTGGCCCGGCTCCCCACCGGGCCAGGGCTCCGGACGCACTCCGGACCGCCGTACATCAGGTGACCACTTCATGTTCCAGGACGGGATTCCGACGATGGCCGAGTGGCTGGAGCGACTGGGAACCCGCAATGCCGTGACTGCGCCGAATCTGTCGGTGGCGGCCCTGATGCCTCCTCCCGAGGAGGCCGCGAACCGTCCCGAGGTGTCGGGCTCCGAGCCCCCGGCGGTGCTGCTGGTGGACGACAACGCCGCCAACCTGGTGTCGCTGGAGGCCATCCTCGAGCCGCTGGGGGTGCGGATGGACAAGGCGTCCTCCGGGGAGCAGGCCCTGCGCTTCCTCCTGCGCGAGGACTACGCCGTCATCCTCCTGGACGTGCGGATGGCGGGGCTGAGCGGCTTCGAGACGGCCTCGCTCATCAAGCAGCGCGAGCGCACGCGCAACGTCCCCATCATCTTCCTCACCGCCTACGGCCGCGACGACGTGGAGCTCGTCACCGGCTACGCCACCGGCGCGGTGGACTTCCTGCAGAAGCCCTTCCCGCCGGAGGTGCTGCGCTCGAAGGTGTCCGTCTTCGTGGACCTGTTCCGCGCGCAGCAGCAGGTGCGCCGCCAGTCGGAGCTGCTGAAGCAGAAGGAGTCCGAGGCCCGGGACTCCGCGCTGCGCGCGTCCGGCTACATCGACCGGCTGCGGGACTTCGCCGCCCGGCTGTCCGAGTCCACCACGGTGGAGCAGGTGTGCCGCGCCCTCTTCGAGCAGGGGCTGGTGGCCGCCGGAGCGAAGGCGGGCGCCGTCAACCTGCTGGACGCGACGGGCGAGGCGCTCGAAATCGTGGACTCCATGGGCTACCCGGAGTCGGTGCTGGCCCAGTGGCGCCGCATCCCGCTGGGCCTGCCCATTCCGCTCACCGATTCCGTGCGGGAGCGGCGGCCCATCTGGCTGGGCTCGGTGCGCGAGTGGCGGGAGCAGTACCCGGACGTGGAGGTGCGGGGAATTCACGAGGCGGCCATCGCCCTGCCGCTGCTGGTGAAGGGCCGGGCGCTGGGCGCCATCGGCCTGTCCTTCGCGCGCGAGCGGGCCTTCACGGAGATGGACCGGGCCTTCTTCACCGCGCTGGCGCATGCGTGCGCGCAGGCGCTGGAGCGGGTGCGGCTGTCCTCCGAGGAGCGCCGGGCGCATGAGCAGGCCCGCGCCGCCGCCGCGCGGCTCCAGCTGCTGGGCGAGGCCTCCGACGCGTTCAGCGTCACCAACCGCGACCTGGACGTGCTGCTGGACACCATTGCCCGTCAGGTGTCCCGGACGCTGGCGGAGTCGTGCGCCCTCCTCCTGCTGTCCGAGGACGGTGAGCGGCTGGAGCTGGGCACCTTCCACCACGAGGACGCGGAGGTGGCGACGCTCTACCGCCAGGTGCTCCAGGCACCGCTGTCGTCGGGCGAGGGCTTCAGCGGGCGCGTGCTGCAGAGCGGCCAGTCCCAGCTCATTCCCGTGCTCACGCAGGAGCTGCTGCTGGCCCTGGTGAAGCCCGAGCATCAGGAGGCGGTCCGGCGCTTCCCCGTCCACAGTCTGGTCGGCGTCCCCCTGCGGATGCAGGGCCGCGTGGTGGGCGTGCTGTCGGTCTGCCGCTTCAGCGCGGGCCGGCCCTTCACGCGGGAGGACCAGGGCCTGGTGGAGGAGCTGGCGGCGAAGGCGGCGCTCTCCATCGAAAACGCGCGCCTGTTCGCGGAGCAGCAGCGCACCCAGGAGGAGCTGCGCCGCCGCGCCGAGTTCGAGCAGCAGCTGGTGGGCATCGTCTCCCATGACTTGCGCAACCCGCTGGCGGCCATCTCCATGTCCGCGGGGCTGCTGGAGAAGAAGGGCGAGCTGTCCGACTCGCAGAAGCGCATGGTGGTGCGCATCAACCAGGCCACCGAGCGCGCGGCGCGGATGATTCGCGACCTGC
The sequence above is drawn from the Pyxidicoccus trucidator genome and encodes:
- a CDS encoding GAF domain-containing protein; translation: MFQDGIPTMAEWLERLGTRNAVTAPNLSVAALMPPPEEAANRPEVSGSEPPAVLLVDDNAANLVSLEAILEPLGVRMDKASSGEQALRFLLREDYAVILLDVRMAGLSGFETASLIKQRERTRNVPIIFLTAYGRDDVELVTGYATGAVDFLQKPFPPEVLRSKVSVFVDLFRAQQQVRRQSELLKQKESEARDSALRASGYIDRLRDFAARLSESTTVEQVCRALFEQGLVAAGAKAGAVNLLDATGEALEIVDSMGYPESVLAQWRRIPLGLPIPLTDSVRERRPIWLGSVREWREQYPDVEVRGIHEAAIALPLLVKGRALGAIGLSFARERAFTEMDRAFFTALAHACAQALERVRLSSEERRAHEQARAAAARLQLLGEASDAFSVTNRDLDVLLDTIARQVSRTLAESCALLLLSEDGERLELGTFHHEDAEVATLYRQVLQAPLSSGEGFSGRVLQSGQSQLIPVLTQELLLALVKPEHQEAVRRFPVHSLVGVPLRMQGRVVGVLSVCRFSAGRPFTREDQGLVEELAAKAALSIENARLFAEQQRTQEELRRRAEFEQQLVGIVSHDLRNPLAAISMSAGLLEKKGELSDSQKRMVVRINQATERAARMIRDLLDFTKARLGGGIALHRQPTDLKDVVHQVLDELLVAHPGRHVELDLGAELKGEWDPDRIAQVLTNLLGNALAYSPAGAPVRVGARVDGEQALLTVFNGGDPIPPELLPRLFEPMTRGTLKEGQSSRSIGLGLYIVRDIVRGHGGGVDVVSSAEHGTTFTVWLPRYGA